One segment of Streptomyces sp. YIM 121038 DNA contains the following:
- the rpsT gene encoding 30S ribosomal protein S20 produces MANIKSQIKRNKTNEKARLRNKSVKSALKTSIRKTREAIASGDVEKATVALRDAHRKLDKAVSKGVIHKNQAANKKSALASKVASLQG; encoded by the coding sequence GTGGCGAACATCAAGTCCCAGATCAAGCGGAACAAGACCAACGAGAAGGCGCGCCTGCGCAACAAGTCGGTCAAGTCCGCCCTCAAGACGTCGATCCGCAAGACCCGTGAGGCCATCGCCTCGGGCGACGTCGAGAAGGCCACCGTCGCCCTGCGCGACGCCCACCGCAAGCTGGACAAGGCCGTCTCCAAGGGCGTCATCCACAAGAACCAGGCCGCCAACAAGAAGTCGGCGCTTGCTTCGAAGGTCGCGTCCCTCCAGGGCTGA
- the leuS gene encoding leucine--tRNA ligase, translating into MSETNSSATAEGAGGAPSAAEAAAPHRYTAALAAEIEARWQDVWDADGTYEAPNPSGDLAGDPELAARPKKFIMDMFPYPSGAGLHVGHPLGYIATDVFARFQRMTGHNVLHSLGFDAFGLPAEQYAVQTGTHPRVSTEANIANMKAQLRRLGLGHDKRRSFATIEPEYYKWTQWIFLQIFNSWYDDELRKARPIADLVAQFETGERVVPDSTRAWSELSATERADVLSGFRLAYASEAPVNWCPGLGTVLANEEVTADGRSERGNFPVFKSKLRQWNMRITAYADRLLEDLDALDWPEAIKLQQRNWIGRSEGARVDFPVGSGDAAITVFTTRQDTLFGATYMVLAPEHELVDSLVPAAWPEGTHEVWTGGHATPAEAVAKYRAVAAAKSDVERQADAKEKTGVFTGVYATNPVSGERVPVFIADYVLMGYGTGAIMAVPAHDTRDFAFARAFELPMRCVVEPSDDRGTDPSTWDEAFASYEAKIVNSSSDNVSLDGLSVVEAKARVTEWLEREGIGRGTVNFRLRDWLFSRQRYWGEPFPIVYDEDGVAHSLPESMLPLPLPEVDDYSPRTFDPDDADTRPETPLSRNEDWVNVTLDLGDGPKKYRRETNTMPNWAGSCWYELRYLDPHNDQQLVAPDIERYWMGPRAGQPTGGADLYVGGAEHAVLHLLYARFWSKVLFDLGHISSAEPFHKLFNQGMIQAYVYRDSRGFPVPATEVEERDGQYFFEGEPVKRELGKMGKSLKNAVTPDEICEEYGADTLRLYEMAMGPLDVSRPWDTRAVVGQYRLLQRLWRLIVDEATGEATVVDAEPGEDALRALHKAIDGVRQDLEGMRFNTAIAKITELNNHLTKAGSAVPRSVAERLVLLVAPLAPHVAEELWRRLGHTDSVVHQDFPVADPAYVVDETVTCVVQIKGKVKARLEVSPAISDDELEKVALADERVVAALGGAGIRKVIVRAPKLVNIVPA; encoded by the coding sequence ATGAGCGAGACGAATTCCTCCGCCACCGCCGAAGGCGCGGGGGGCGCCCCTTCGGCCGCCGAGGCGGCCGCGCCGCACCGCTACACGGCCGCCCTGGCGGCCGAGATCGAGGCGCGCTGGCAGGACGTCTGGGACGCCGACGGCACGTACGAAGCACCCAACCCGAGCGGTGACCTGGCCGGCGACCCGGAGCTGGCGGCCCGCCCCAAGAAGTTCATCATGGACATGTTCCCGTACCCCTCGGGTGCGGGCCTGCACGTGGGTCACCCCCTGGGGTACATCGCCACGGACGTGTTCGCGCGCTTCCAGCGCATGACGGGCCACAACGTCCTGCACTCCCTGGGCTTCGACGCCTTCGGCCTGCCCGCCGAGCAGTACGCGGTGCAGACCGGCACGCACCCGCGCGTGTCCACCGAGGCCAACATCGCCAACATGAAGGCGCAGCTGCGCCGTCTGGGCCTGGGCCACGACAAGCGCCGCTCGTTCGCGACGATCGAGCCGGAGTACTACAAGTGGACCCAGTGGATCTTCCTGCAGATCTTCAACTCCTGGTACGACGACGAGCTGCGCAAGGCCCGTCCGATCGCCGACCTGGTCGCCCAGTTCGAGACCGGTGAGCGCGTCGTACCGGACTCCACGCGCGCGTGGAGCGAGCTGTCCGCCACGGAGCGCGCCGACGTCCTGAGCGGCTTCCGCCTGGCCTACGCCTCCGAGGCCCCCGTCAACTGGTGCCCGGGCCTGGGCACCGTCCTGGCGAACGAGGAGGTCACCGCCGACGGCCGCTCCGAGCGCGGCAACTTCCCGGTCTTCAAGTCCAAGCTGCGCCAGTGGAACATGCGCATCACGGCGTACGCCGACCGCCTGCTGGAGGACCTGGACGCGCTGGACTGGCCCGAGGCCATCAAGCTGCAGCAGCGCAACTGGATCGGCCGCTCCGAAGGCGCCCGCGTCGACTTCCCCGTCGGCTCCGGCGACGCGGCGATCACGGTCTTCACCACCCGCCAGGACACCCTGTTCGGCGCCACGTACATGGTCCTGGCGCCCGAGCACGAGCTGGTCGACTCGCTGGTCCCGGCCGCCTGGCCCGAGGGCACCCACGAGGTGTGGACCGGCGGCCACGCGACGCCCGCCGAGGCCGTCGCCAAGTACCGTGCCGTCGCCGCCGCCAAGTCCGACGTCGAGCGCCAGGCCGACGCCAAGGAGAAGACCGGCGTCTTCACCGGCGTGTACGCCACGAACCCGGTCAGCGGCGAGCGCGTCCCGGTCTTCATCGCCGACTACGTCCTGATGGGCTACGGCACCGGCGCGATCATGGCCGTCCCGGCGCACGACACCCGCGACTTCGCCTTCGCGCGCGCCTTCGAGCTGCCGATGCGCTGTGTGGTCGAGCCCTCCGACGACCGGGGCACGGACCCGTCGACGTGGGACGAGGCCTTCGCCTCGTACGAGGCGAAGATCGTCAACTCCTCCAGTGACAACGTCTCCCTGGACGGCCTGTCCGTCGTCGAGGCCAAGGCCCGCGTCACCGAGTGGCTGGAGCGCGAGGGCATCGGCCGCGGCACCGTCAACTTCCGGCTGCGCGACTGGCTGTTCAGCCGCCAGCGCTACTGGGGCGAGCCCTTCCCGATCGTCTACGACGAGGACGGCGTCGCCCACTCGCTGCCCGAGTCGATGCTGCCCCTGCCGCTGCCGGAGGTCGACGACTACTCGCCGCGCACCTTCGACCCGGACGACGCCGACACCCGGCCGGAGACCCCGCTGTCCCGCAACGAGGACTGGGTCAACGTCACGCTGGACCTGGGCGACGGCCCCAAGAAGTACCGCCGCGAGACCAACACCATGCCCAACTGGGCGGGCTCCTGCTGGTACGAGCTGCGCTACCTGGACCCGCACAACGACCAGCAGCTGGTCGCCCCCGACATCGAGCGCTACTGGATGGGCCCGCGCGCGGGCCAGCCCACCGGCGGCGCCGACCTGTACGTCGGCGGCGCCGAGCACGCCGTGCTGCACCTGCTGTACGCGCGCTTCTGGTCGAAGGTCCTGTTCGACCTGGGCCACATCTCGTCGGCCGAGCCGTTCCACAAGCTGTTCAACCAGGGCATGATCCAGGCGTACGTCTACCGCGACAGCCGCGGCTTCCCGGTTCCGGCCACCGAGGTCGAGGAGCGCGACGGGCAGTACTTCTTCGAGGGCGAGCCGGTCAAGCGCGAGCTGGGCAAGATGGGCAAGTCCCTGAAGAACGCGGTCACCCCGGACGAGATCTGCGAGGAGTACGGCGCGGACACCCTGCGCCTGTACGAGATGGCGATGGGCCCGCTGGACGTGTCCCGCCCGTGGGACACGCGCGCGGTCGTCGGCCAGTACCGGCTGCTGCAGCGTCTGTGGCGCCTGATCGTCGACGAGGCCACCGGTGAGGCGACCGTCGTGGACGCGGAGCCCGGCGAGGACGCGCTGCGCGCCCTGCACAAGGCGATCGACGGCGTCCGCCAGGACCTGGAGGGCATGCGGTTCAACACCGCCATCGCGAAGATCACCGAGCTGAACAACCACCTGACCAAGGCCGGGAGCGCGGTGCCGCGCTCCGTGGCCGAGCGTCTGGTGCTGCTGGTGGCGCCGCTGGCCCCGCACGTCGCCGAGGAGCTGTGGCGCCGTCTGGGCCACACCGACTCGGTCGTCCACCAGGACTTCCCGGTCGCCGACCCCGCGTACGTCGTGGACGAGACCGTGACCTGCGTCGTGCAGATCAAGGGCAAGGTCAAGGCGCGCCTGGAGGTCTCCCCGGCCATTTCCGACGACGAGCTGGAGAAGGTCGCCCTGGCCGACGAGCGGGTCGTGGCCGCGCTGGGCGGCGCGGGCATCCGCAAGGTCATCGTGCGGGCGCCGAAGCTGGTGAACATCGTTCCCGCCTGA
- a CDS encoding ComEC/Rec2 family competence protein: protein MRRPGVRPVAEGQGRAGRAAARAAGAHRLGSAHPRQEGPADLRLVPPALAAWAAAALALDAPPRLVVGAVVVCVVVAGALLVTWTACGRPSAGRHRRPGRWRGGAWGRVSVAAVLLCAGAAAASAGLHGADLYRGPVPGLAREYATVTAELEVTSDPRRTRPRVTGDRPMPPAVMLNADAVRVTETDGTTTATRTPVLVIVRQEEKEAGRDTGTEGPQGAREARGAGKRWDSPWLGLLPSTRLRVRADLVPPLPDSGGIAAVLRVQGDRGPRVIGEPSRAQRFAGELRGGLREATDGLPADARALLPGLVIGDTSRVPPELEQAFRATDLTHLLAVSGANLTIVLALLIGPPGTAHRAERRGLAPRLGIPLRVTALLGGVLTLGFVLVCRPEPSVVRAAACGLVVLLALATGRRRSLIPALAAVVLVLVLYDPWLSRSYGFLLSVLATGALLTLAPRWSAGLRRHGVPGRLAEALAAAAAAQAVCAPVVAVLAARVSLVAVPCNLLAEFAVAPATVLGFAALAVAPVAMPVAKVLAWGASWPTEWIAGIARTGAALPGNGVDWPGSWRGALLLAAVTVVLVLVGRRLVRHPWVCAACALLLLAVVVQPPPLTRVIAGWPPPRWRLVMCDVGQGDATVLAAGPGAGVVVDAGPDPMLVDRCLRSLGITRVPLVLLTHFHADHVAGLPGVLRGRSVGAIQTTGFGEPPGQVAFVRAQAAARGVPVTRAEAGERRRAGELDWRVLWPAPRPAPDPEGANDASVTILVRTRGLTLLLLGDLEPPAQRALLRTPEGAALPRVDVLKVAHHGSAYQDPGLLRRAGPRLALISCGADNSYGHPSPRTVAALRGMGAMVVRTDVDGAIAVVGGRAGGGSGESGGGAAGVAGGGGEAELGVVTRRS from the coding sequence ATGAGGCGGCCGGGTGTCCGGCCGGTGGCCGAGGGGCAGGGGAGGGCGGGGCGCGCGGCCGCCCGTGCCGCTGGGGCCCACCGCCTCGGCTCGGCCCACCCCCGCCAGGAAGGCCCGGCGGACCTGCGTCTCGTGCCGCCCGCCCTGGCGGCCTGGGCGGCCGCGGCCCTTGCGCTGGACGCCCCGCCCCGCCTGGTGGTGGGCGCGGTGGTGGTCTGTGTGGTGGTCGCCGGGGCCCTGCTGGTGACGTGGACGGCGTGCGGGCGCCCGTCGGCCGGGAGACACCGCCGCCCGGGCCGGTGGCGGGGCGGAGCCTGGGGGCGGGTCAGTGTGGCGGCCGTCCTGTTGTGCGCCGGGGCGGCCGCGGCATCGGCGGGGCTGCACGGGGCGGATCTGTACCGAGGCCCGGTCCCCGGGCTCGCCCGGGAGTACGCCACGGTGACGGCGGAGCTGGAGGTGACGTCGGACCCGCGCCGCACCAGACCCCGGGTCACGGGCGACCGGCCGATGCCACCGGCCGTGATGCTGAACGCAGACGCCGTGCGGGTCACGGAGACGGACGGGACGACGACCGCGACGCGGACACCGGTGCTGGTCATCGTGCGGCAGGAGGAGAAGGAGGCGGGGCGCGACACCGGCACCGAAGGTCCGCAGGGAGCGCGGGAGGCGCGCGGAGCCGGGAAGCGGTGGGACTCCCCGTGGCTCGGACTGCTGCCGTCCACGCGGCTGCGGGTGCGGGCGGACCTCGTGCCGCCGCTGCCGGACAGCGGAGGCATCGCGGCAGTGCTGCGCGTGCAGGGGGACCGGGGGCCACGGGTGATCGGGGAGCCCTCGCGGGCGCAGCGGTTCGCGGGAGAGCTGCGCGGGGGGCTGCGGGAGGCGACGGACGGGCTGCCCGCCGACGCTCGGGCGCTGCTGCCGGGGCTGGTGATCGGGGACACCTCCCGGGTTCCTCCGGAGCTGGAGCAGGCGTTCCGGGCGACCGACCTGACGCACTTGTTGGCCGTGAGCGGGGCCAACCTCACGATCGTCCTCGCGCTGCTCATCGGCCCGCCGGGAACGGCCCACCGGGCTGAACGGCGCGGTCTGGCGCCACGGTTGGGCATTCCGCTGCGGGTGACGGCGCTGCTCGGGGGTGTGCTGACGCTCGGCTTCGTGCTGGTGTGCAGGCCTGAGCCGAGCGTGGTGCGGGCGGCGGCGTGCGGCCTGGTGGTGCTGCTTGCCCTCGCCACGGGGCGGCGCAGATCGCTGATCCCGGCGCTCGCCGCCGTGGTCCTGGTGCTCGTCCTCTACGACCCGTGGCTGTCGCGGAGCTATGGCTTCCTGCTGTCCGTGCTCGCCACGGGGGCGTTGCTGACGCTCGCGCCGAGGTGGAGCGCCGGGCTTCGGCGGCACGGGGTGCCGGGGCGGCTCGCCGAGGCGCTGGCGGCCGCGGCTGCGGCGCAGGCGGTGTGCGCGCCGGTGGTGGCGGTCCTCGCGGCGCGGGTGAGCTTGGTGGCGGTGCCGTGCAATCTCCTTGCGGAGTTCGCGGTGGCGCCCGCCACGGTGCTCGGGTTCGCCGCGCTCGCGGTGGCGCCGGTGGCGATGCCGGTGGCCAAGGTCCTGGCATGGGGGGCCAGTTGGCCGACCGAGTGGATCGCGGGCATCGCGCGGACGGGGGCGGCGCTGCCCGGGAACGGGGTGGACTGGCCGGGCAGTTGGCGTGGCGCGCTGTTGCTGGCCGCCGTCACGGTGGTGCTCGTCCTGGTCGGCAGGCGGCTCGTGCGGCACCCGTGGGTGTGCGCGGCCTGCGCGCTGTTGCTGCTCGCCGTGGTCGTCCAGCCGCCGCCGCTCACCCGGGTCATCGCGGGTTGGCCGCCGCCCCGGTGGCGCCTGGTGATGTGCGATGTGGGGCAGGGGGACGCGACCGTCCTCGCGGCGGGGCCCGGTGCCGGGGTGGTCGTCGACGCGGGGCCCGACCCGATGCTCGTGGATCGCTGTCTGCGGTCGCTCGGCATCACGCGAGTGCCCTTGGTGCTGCTCACGCACTTCCACGCGGACCATGTGGCGGGGCTGCCGGGGGTGCTGAGGGGGCGTTCGGTGGGGGCGATCCAGACGACGGGGTTCGGGGAGCCGCCGGGGCAGGTGGCGTTCGTGCGGGCGCAGGCGGCCGCGCGCGGGGTGCCGGTGACGCGGGCCGAGGCCGGGGAGCGCCGGCGTGCGGGGGAGCTCGACTGGCGGGTGCTCTGGCCCGCGCCGCGCCCGGCGCCGGACCCGGAGGGGGCGAATGACGCCAGCGTCACGATCCTGGTGCGCACCCGGGGCCTCACCCTGCTCCTGCTCGGCGACCTCGAACCGCCCGCGCAGCGAGCCCTGTTGCGCACGCCGGAGGGGGCGGCGCTGCCGCGTGTGGACGTTCTCAAGGTCGCTCACCACGGGTCGGCGTATCAGGATCCGGGGCTCCTGCGGCGGGCCGGGCCGCGTCTGGCGTTGATCTCCTGTGGGGCGGACAACTCCTACGGACACCCCTCGCCCCGCACGGTGGCCGCGCTGCGCGGGATGGGGGCGATGGTGGTGCGGACCGACGTGGACGGCGCCATCGCGGTGGTCGGAGGGCGGGCCGGTGGCGGGTCCGGGGAGAGCGGCGGAGGGGCCGCCGGGGTCGCGGGCGGGGGAGGGGAGGCGGAGCTGGGGGTGGTCACGCGCCGGTCCTGA
- a CDS encoding YceI family protein has product MFGRWLGNRWSRGGRSGPLSAVAVPPGAGVLSCRVLDPVNESVQHAELSVTDTMGRKVVSGGTDPFGSFVAAVPAGEYRLAVSAEGFTPYRANVTVTEGAHASMGDVTLQVAQLPTLPDSGDWDIDPMHSTIGFTARHIGLARIHGRFNTFAGAIRLAERMEESAMHVVIDAASIDTAVKMRDDHLRSGDFLDVERYPTMEFYSDRFVHKGGNRWAITGALSLHGVTRTVTLDAEYLGVGQGIQGETRAACRATTELHRDDFTITWQTMLARGIAAVGASITIELDIQVVPKSVAAAAAA; this is encoded by the coding sequence GTGTTCGGCCGTTGGCTGGGAAACCGTTGGAGCCGAGGAGGGCGGTCCGGCCCGCTGTCGGCGGTGGCGGTCCCACCAGGTGCCGGGGTGCTCAGCTGCCGGGTGCTCGACCCCGTGAACGAGTCGGTGCAGCACGCGGAGCTGTCCGTCACCGACACCATGGGGCGCAAGGTCGTCAGTGGTGGGACGGACCCGTTCGGGTCGTTCGTGGCGGCGGTTCCCGCGGGGGAGTACCGGCTCGCGGTGTCGGCGGAAGGGTTCACGCCGTACCGGGCGAACGTCACGGTCACCGAGGGTGCGCACGCGTCGATGGGCGACGTGACGCTCCAGGTGGCGCAGCTGCCGACGCTCCCGGACTCGGGGGACTGGGACATCGACCCGATGCACTCCACCATCGGGTTCACGGCCCGGCACATCGGGCTGGCGCGCATCCACGGGCGGTTCAACACGTTCGCGGGGGCGATCCGTCTCGCCGAGCGGATGGAGGAGTCCGCGATGCACGTGGTGATCGACGCCGCGTCCATCGACACGGCCGTCAAGATGCGCGACGACCATCTGCGGTCCGGTGACTTCCTGGACGTGGAGCGGTACCCGACGATGGAGTTCTACAGCGACCGCTTCGTGCACAAGGGCGGCAACCGCTGGGCGATCACCGGCGCGCTCTCGCTGCACGGCGTGACGCGGACGGTGACGCTCGACGCCGAGTACCTGGGCGTCGGCCAGGGCATCCAGGGCGAGACCCGGGCGGCCTGTCGCGCGACGACCGAGCTGCACCGCGACGACTTCACGATCACCTGGCAGACCATGCTCGCCCGGGGCATCGCCGCGGTCGGCGCCAGCATCACCATCGAGCTGGACATCCAGGTCGTGCCGAAGAGCGTCGCCGCGGCGGCCGCGGCGTAG
- a CDS encoding DegV family protein yields the protein MSRHVAIVTDSTAYLPQRTMERHGITAVPLTVVLGNQALEEGTEISARSLALALQKRRPVTTSRPSPEVFARTYREVAEAGATGIVSLHLSAEFSGTYDAAVLAAREAPVPVRVVDTGMVAMALGFCALAAAEAAESGGSVDEAVSAAEKRAASTSAYFYVDTLDYLRRGGRIGAAQALLGSALAVKPLLELDGGRIELLEKVRTASKAIARLEEIAVERAGAHEVDIAVHHLAAPERAEALAERLRERVPSLAELHVSEVGAVIGAHTGPGLLGAVVSPR from the coding sequence ATGTCCCGCCATGTCGCGATCGTCACCGATTCAACGGCCTACCTGCCGCAACGGACGATGGAGCGGCACGGCATCACCGCGGTGCCGCTGACCGTGGTGCTCGGCAACCAGGCGCTCGAAGAGGGCACCGAGATCTCGGCCCGTTCCCTCGCGCTCGCCCTGCAGAAGCGCCGGCCCGTGACCACGTCCCGGCCGAGCCCCGAGGTCTTCGCGCGCACCTACCGCGAGGTCGCCGAGGCGGGCGCCACGGGCATCGTCTCGCTGCATCTGTCGGCGGAGTTCTCCGGGACGTACGACGCGGCCGTCCTCGCGGCGCGCGAGGCGCCGGTGCCGGTGCGCGTCGTCGACACCGGCATGGTCGCGATGGCCCTCGGCTTCTGCGCCCTCGCGGCCGCCGAGGCCGCCGAGTCGGGCGGCTCCGTGGACGAGGCGGTGTCCGCCGCCGAGAAGCGGGCCGCGAGCACGTCCGCGTACTTCTACGTGGACACCCTCGACTACCTCCGCCGCGGCGGGCGGATCGGCGCGGCACAGGCGCTCCTTGGCTCCGCGCTCGCCGTGAAGCCGCTCCTCGAACTGGACGGCGGGCGCATCGAGCTCCTGGAGAAGGTGCGCACCGCGTCGAAGGCGATCGCCCGTCTCGAGGAGATCGCGGTCGAGCGGGCCGGTGCGCACGAGGTCGACATCGCGGTCCATCACCTGGCGGCGCCCGAGCGCGCCGAAGCGCTCGCGGAGCGGCTCAGGGAGCGCGTGCCGTCCCTGGCGGAGCTGCACGTCAGCGAGGTGGGCGCGGTGATCGGGGCGCACACGGGACCGGGCCTGCTGGGGGCTGTGGTGTCGCCTCGGTGA
- the holA gene encoding DNA polymerase III subunit delta, translated as MARKNAQDDPLAPVTVAVGQEDLLLDRAVQEVVAAARAADADTDVRDLTPDQLAPGTLAELTSPSLFAERKVVVVRSAQDLSADTIKDVKGYFGAPVEEITLVLLHAGGAKGKGLLDAARKAGAREVACPKMTKPADRLAFVRGEFRALGRSATPEACQTLVDAIGSDLRELASAAAQLVADVEGTIDEAVVGRYYTGRAEASSFTVADRAVEGRAAEALEALRWSLATGVAPVLITSALAQGVRAIGKLSSARGGRPADLARELGMPPWKIDRVRQQMRGWSPDGVAVALAAVAEADAGVKGGGDDPEYALEKAVVAVARAARPRRT; from the coding sequence ATGGCCAGGAAGAACGCACAAGACGACCCGCTCGCCCCCGTCACGGTAGCCGTGGGGCAGGAGGACCTGCTGCTCGACCGTGCCGTGCAGGAGGTCGTCGCCGCGGCCCGCGCCGCGGACGCCGACACCGACGTGCGGGACCTCACCCCCGACCAGCTGGCGCCGGGGACGCTCGCGGAGCTGACCAGCCCGTCGCTGTTCGCCGAGCGCAAGGTCGTGGTCGTGCGCAGTGCGCAGGACCTGTCGGCGGACACGATCAAGGACGTGAAGGGGTACTTCGGCGCGCCCGTGGAGGAGATCACCCTCGTGCTCCTGCACGCGGGCGGCGCCAAGGGCAAGGGGTTGCTCGACGCGGCCCGCAAGGCCGGGGCGCGGGAGGTCGCCTGCCCCAAGATGACCAAGCCCGCGGACCGGCTCGCGTTCGTGCGGGGAGAGTTCCGGGCGCTCGGGCGGTCGGCGACGCCAGAGGCCTGCCAGACCCTGGTGGACGCGATCGGCAGTGATCTGCGGGAGCTCGCCTCCGCCGCGGCGCAGCTGGTCGCGGACGTCGAGGGGACCATCGACGAGGCGGTCGTCGGGCGGTACTACACCGGGCGGGCCGAGGCCTCCAGCTTCACCGTGGCCGACCGGGCCGTGGAGGGGCGGGCCGCCGAGGCGCTGGAGGCGCTGCGGTGGTCGCTCGCCACCGGGGTCGCGCCCGTGCTGATCACGAGCGCGCTCGCGCAGGGCGTGCGGGCCATCGGGAAGCTGTCCTCCGCCCGGGGCGGGCGGCCCGCCGACCTGGCGCGGGAGCTGGGGATGCCGCCCTGGAAGATCGACCGGGTGCGGCAGCAGATGCGGGGGTGGTCTCCCGACGGGGTGGCGGTGGCGCTTGCCGCTGTCGCGGAGGCCGATGCCGGGGTGAAGGGCGGCGGGGACGATCCCGAGTACGCCCTGGAGAAGGCGGTCGTCGCCGTAGCCCGCGCAGCCCGCCCCCGCCGCACCTGA
- a CDS encoding ComEA family DNA-binding protein, which translates to MELRSPSRTAAGAASGEPSPASPARETHRHARRRARRRRAAAEAMRLRAETLFAGAAGAAGAAGAVRGGGAGGVGGAGPGPAGLRRAGAGAAERGAPSLTPTSVEQEHAGAVPEAEDAYDRPPRAAPSWRARVGLAVRERLPVWMQRRCGLERRSVLALGVVLVVAAVFAAQHFWSGRAQPVRAPDVVGEAAAPGPEGGPSPSPGALPDAGPPPGAEEAEGAQGAGAGQGGGAGATGVASGGLVVDVSGKVRSPGVLRLPAGSRVADALRAAGGVRPGTKTDALNRARLLVDGEQLVVGGPAPPALGVPAGGAVAGPPGVSGAPTGPVALNTATAEQLDTLPGVGPVLAQHIIDYRTEHGGFRSVDELREVNGIGDRRFADLRNLVRP; encoded by the coding sequence ATGGAACTTCGATCACCTTCACGGACAGCGGCAGGCGCGGCGAGCGGAGAGCCGAGCCCGGCCTCTCCCGCCCGAGAGACACATCGGCACGCCCGACGGCGGGCCCGGCGCAGGAGGGCCGCGGCGGAGGCGATGCGGCTGCGGGCGGAGACGCTCTTCGCTGGAGCTGCCGGAGCTGCCGGGGCTGCCGGGGCTGTCAGGGGTGGTGGGGCTGGCGGGGTCGGTGGGGCCGGGCCCGGTCCGGCGGGGCTTCGCCGGGCGGGAGCTGGTGCGGCGGAGCGTGGTGCGCCCTCGCTGACGCCGACCTCGGTCGAGCAGGAGCACGCGGGGGCGGTGCCGGAGGCGGAGGACGCGTACGACCGGCCCCCGCGGGCGGCCCCTTCGTGGCGGGCGCGGGTCGGGCTCGCCGTGCGGGAGCGGCTTCCGGTCTGGATGCAGCGCAGATGCGGCCTGGAGCGGCGGAGCGTGCTCGCGCTCGGGGTGGTCCTCGTCGTGGCGGCGGTGTTCGCGGCCCAGCACTTCTGGAGCGGCCGGGCGCAGCCGGTGCGGGCGCCGGACGTGGTGGGTGAGGCGGCGGCGCCCGGTCCGGAGGGAGGTCCGTCCCCGTCACCGGGAGCGCTGCCGGACGCGGGGCCGCCTCCGGGGGCCGAAGAGGCTGAGGGCGCCCAGGGGGCCGGTGCGGGACAGGGCGGCGGTGCCGGGGCCACGGGCGTGGCGAGCGGCGGGCTCGTTGTGGACGTCAGCGGCAAGGTCCGCAGCCCCGGTGTCCTCCGCCTGCCCGCCGGCTCCCGTGTCGCCGACGCGCTGCGGGCCGCGGGCGGGGTGCGCCCCGGCACGAAGACCGACGCCCTCAACCGCGCCCGACTGCTCGTGGACGGGGAGCAACTGGTCGTGGGCGGGCCCGCGCCCCCGGCCCTCGGGGTGCCCGCAGGGGGAGCGGTGGCCGGACCGCCCGGTGTCTCCGGAGCGCCCACGGGCCCCGTCGCGCTGAACACCGCCACGGCTGAGCAACTGGACACCCTGCCGGGCGTCGGCCCGGTCCTCGCGCAGCACATCATCGACTACCGCACGGAGCACGGCGGCTTCCGCTCGGTGGACGAGCTCCGCGAGGTCAATGGCATCGGCGATCGACGCTTCGCCGACCTGCGGAATCTCGTGCGGCCATGA